The Mesorhizobium loti genome includes a region encoding these proteins:
- a CDS encoding ABC transporter permease subunit, which translates to MSFSTRLHSNGIGWLLPALVVAGWEIASRAGVMPANVLPAPSAVAEAFWRLTLSGELIRNIGVSTARALAGFAVGGSIGFALGLANGLSTLSRGLTDTTLQMIRNIPHLALIPLVILWFGIDEEAKLFLVALGVFFPIYVNTLLGIQSVDPQLVEMGRVYGMDRRALFFRVILPGALPAIFVGLRYSLGIMWLTLIVAETISASSGLGYMAMQAREFLLIDVVVLSILIYALLGKLADSLARLLERLSLGWHPAFQNG; encoded by the coding sequence ATGAGCTTTTCCACGCGCCTGCACAGCAATGGCATCGGCTGGCTGCTCCCGGCGCTGGTGGTTGCCGGCTGGGAAATTGCATCCCGGGCGGGCGTCATGCCGGCCAACGTGCTGCCGGCGCCAAGCGCGGTCGCCGAGGCCTTCTGGCGGCTGACGCTGTCGGGCGAACTGATCCGCAACATCGGCGTCTCGACCGCGCGCGCCCTTGCCGGTTTTGCCGTCGGCGGCTCGATCGGCTTTGCGCTTGGCCTTGCCAACGGACTGTCGACGCTGAGCCGCGGCCTGACCGACACCACACTGCAGATGATCCGCAACATCCCGCACCTGGCGCTGATCCCGCTGGTGATCCTGTGGTTCGGCATCGACGAGGAAGCCAAACTCTTCCTGGTGGCGCTCGGCGTGTTCTTTCCGATCTATGTCAACACGCTGCTCGGCATCCAGAGCGTCGACCCGCAGCTGGTCGAGATGGGCCGCGTCTACGGCATGGACCGGCGCGCTCTGTTCTTCCGTGTCATCCTGCCGGGCGCGCTGCCGGCGATCTTCGTCGGCCTGCGTTACTCCTTGGGCATCATGTGGCTGACGCTGATCGTCGCCGAGACCATCTCGGCCAGTTCCGGCCTTGGCTACATGGCCATGCAGGCGCGCGAATTCCTGCTGATCGATGTCGTCGTGCTGTCGATCCTGATCTACGCGCTGCTCGGCAAGCTCGCCGACAGCCTCGCCCGCCTGCTCGAGCGGCTGTCGCTCGGCTGGCATCCGGCCTTCCAGAACGGATGA
- a CDS encoding ATP-binding cassette domain-containing protein yields the protein MTAASLTAVRSFVATPPSRPVEPAARQRAFAFKDAEKRFGDKTVLDGIDLDVPAGQFVAVIGKSGCGKSTLLRLLAGLDRPTSGSLTFGVEEEGHSRTRFMFQEPRLLSWASVVKNVEVGLTGIASGAEAKQRALDILGEVGLADRADEWPSVLSGGQKQRVALARALVGHPQILALDEPLGALDALTRIEMQQLLERIWLAQKFTAVLVTHDVAEAVALADRVVVISEGRIALDLDVPVERPRRRGSVELARLEGKILDRLFG from the coding sequence ATGACAGCCGCCAGCCTGACCGCCGTCCGCTCCTTCGTCGCCACGCCACCGTCACGGCCGGTGGAACCGGCCGCAAGGCAGCGCGCCTTCGCCTTCAAGGATGCGGAGAAACGCTTCGGCGACAAGACCGTGCTCGACGGCATCGATCTCGACGTGCCGGCCGGGCAGTTCGTTGCCGTCATCGGCAAGAGCGGCTGCGGCAAGAGCACGCTTTTGCGATTGCTCGCCGGCCTCGACCGGCCGACATCGGGATCGCTGACCTTCGGCGTGGAAGAGGAAGGACACAGCCGCACCCGCTTCATGTTCCAGGAGCCGCGGCTGCTGTCCTGGGCCAGCGTGGTGAAAAACGTCGAGGTCGGGCTGACCGGCATTGCTTCCGGCGCTGAGGCAAAACAACGCGCGCTCGACATTCTGGGCGAGGTCGGGCTCGCCGATCGTGCCGACGAATGGCCCTCGGTGCTGTCCGGCGGCCAGAAGCAGCGCGTGGCGCTGGCCCGCGCGCTGGTCGGTCACCCGCAGATCCTGGCGCTCGACGAGCCGCTCGGGGCGCTCGACGCCCTGACCCGCATCGAGATGCAGCAATTGCTGGAACGCATCTGGCTGGCGCAGAAGTTCACGGCGGTGTTGGTCACGCATGATGTCGCCGAGGCGGTCGCGCTGGCCGACCGGGTGGTGGTGATCAGCGAAGGCCGGATCGCGCTCGATCTGGACGTGCCGGTGGAACGGCCGCGCCGTCGCGGTTCGGTGGAGCTGGCGAGGCTGGAGGGCAAGATACTGGATCGGCTGTTCGGGTAG
- a CDS encoding septal ring lytic transglycosylase RlpA family protein gives MKNSKQTALVAVTIAAGLMVGASSATAAAQCGRASWYALHSKTASGERMNPSAMTAAHRTLPFGTKLRVTNKNNGRSVIVRINDRGPFIRGRVLDLSKGAAGQLGFIGSGHTAVCMARV, from the coding sequence ATGAAGAACTCAAAACAGACCGCGCTTGTCGCGGTAACGATCGCTGCTGGCCTTATGGTCGGCGCTTCTTCGGCAACCGCCGCCGCCCAGTGCGGCCGTGCCTCCTGGTATGCCCTGCACTCCAAGACCGCATCGGGCGAACGCATGAACCCGTCGGCGATGACCGCCGCCCACCGCACTTTGCCTTTCGGCACCAAGCTCAGGGTCACCAACAAGAACAACGGCCGCAGCGTCATCGTGCGCATCAACGATCGCGGCCCGTTCATTAGGGGTCGCGTGCTCGACCTGTCGAAGGGTGCGGCCGGTCAGCTCGGCTTCATCGGCTCCGGCCACACCGCCGTCTGCATGGCGCGCGTCTGA
- a CDS encoding polyhydroxyalkanoate depolymerase, producing MFYQLYEMNHAALQPARLYADAVRMLYTNPLNPFSHTPWGRSVAATAELFERTTRRYGKPTFGLDKTVVDWKSVEVTEKTVWSKPFCKVVRFERAIPAGRRPDPKLLIVAPMSGHYATLLRGTVEAMLPHADVHITDWVDARMVPLADGSFDLDDYIDYIIDMLHALGPDTHVMAVCQPSVPVLAAVALMETKGDPFVPSTMTLMGGPIDTRSNPTAVNLLAQEKGIDWFRDNVVMHAPWPVPGFGREVYPGFLQLSGFMSMNLDRHIIAHKDFFMHLVKHDGDNAVKHRDFYDEYLAVMDLTAEFYLQTVDTVFVRQALPKGEMTHRGTRIDPSDIRNVALFTVEGENDDISGLGQTKAAHDLCPNIPAERHAHYMQPAVGHYGVFNGSRFRSEIVPRIVDFITSYGRQERVAVKPKLVRTAKR from the coding sequence ATGTTCTACCAGCTCTATGAAATGAACCACGCCGCCTTGCAGCCGGCGCGTCTCTATGCAGACGCGGTGCGCATGCTCTACACCAATCCGCTCAATCCGTTTTCCCACACGCCCTGGGGCCGTTCGGTCGCGGCGACGGCCGAATTGTTCGAGCGCACCACGCGCCGCTACGGCAAGCCGACCTTCGGCCTCGACAAGACTGTGGTTGACTGGAAGAGCGTCGAGGTCACCGAGAAGACCGTCTGGTCGAAGCCGTTCTGCAAAGTCGTCCGCTTCGAACGCGCCATTCCTGCCGGGCGCCGGCCGGATCCCAAGCTTTTGATCGTGGCGCCGATGTCGGGCCACTACGCGACGCTGCTGCGCGGCACGGTGGAAGCCATGCTGCCCCATGCCGACGTGCACATCACCGACTGGGTCGATGCCCGCATGGTGCCGCTGGCCGACGGCAGCTTCGATCTCGACGACTATATCGACTACATCATCGACATGCTGCATGCGCTCGGCCCCGACACGCATGTGATGGCGGTGTGCCAGCCTTCCGTGCCGGTGCTGGCCGCCGTGGCGCTGATGGAAACGAAGGGCGATCCCTTCGTGCCCTCGACGATGACCTTGATGGGCGGGCCGATCGACACCCGCAGCAACCCGACCGCGGTCAATCTGCTGGCGCAGGAAAAGGGCATCGACTGGTTCCGCGACAATGTGGTCATGCATGCGCCGTGGCCGGTGCCGGGCTTCGGCCGCGAGGTCTATCCAGGCTTCCTGCAGCTGTCCGGCTTCATGAGCATGAACCTCGACCGCCACATCATCGCCCACAAGGACTTCTTCATGCACCTGGTGAAGCATGACGGCGACAATGCCGTGAAGCACCGCGATTTCTACGACGAGTATCTGGCTGTCATGGATTTGACGGCAGAGTTCTACCTGCAGACCGTCGACACCGTCTTCGTGCGCCAGGCCTTGCCCAAGGGCGAGATGACGCATCGCGGCACCAGGATCGATCCGTCTGATATCCGCAACGTCGCGCTGTTCACGGTCGAGGGCGAGAACGACGACATATCAGGCCTTGGCCAGACCAAGGCGGCGCATGATCTGTGCCCCAACATCCCTGCCGAGCGGCACGCCCACTACATGCAGCCGGCGGTCGGCCATTACGGCGTGTTCAACGGCTCGCGTTTCCGTTCCGAGATCGTGCCGCGCATCGTCGACTTCATCACCAGCTATGGCCGCCAGGAGCGTGTTGCGGTGAAGCCAAAGCTGGTCCGCACCGCCAAAAGATAG
- a CDS encoding transglutaminase-like cysteine peptidase — translation MISSPMARRLRVYVAAGLAVTGGWVAPALAAGAMATGGLTSQPIGHYDFCKLHPGECSIRPSNLAPAPMTDGLMRKLLNVTARVNAAVKPMSDMDIYGKDEVWAYPDKGVGDCEDYVLEKRRQLSRMSISLADLLITVVRKPDGEGHAVLTVRTDKGDYVLDNLTDKVKPWDATGYRFLKRQAIDNTGRWVSIRGGQQVLVGAVQ, via the coding sequence ATGATATCCTCACCAATGGCGCGAAGGCTGCGCGTGTATGTTGCAGCCGGGCTGGCAGTAACGGGAGGCTGGGTGGCACCGGCTTTGGCGGCCGGAGCGATGGCGACCGGGGGCCTCACCTCGCAGCCGATCGGCCACTATGATTTCTGCAAGCTGCATCCGGGCGAATGCTCGATCCGCCCGTCCAATCTCGCGCCGGCGCCGATGACCGACGGGCTGATGCGCAAGCTTCTCAATGTCACCGCCAGGGTCAATGCCGCCGTCAAGCCGATGAGCGACATGGACATCTACGGCAAGGACGAAGTCTGGGCCTATCCCGACAAGGGCGTCGGCGATTGCGAGGACTATGTGCTGGAAAAGCGGCGCCAGCTTTCGCGCATGAGTATCTCGCTTGCCGATCTTCTGATCACCGTGGTGCGCAAGCCCGACGGCGAGGGCCACGCGGTGCTGACGGTGCGCACCGACAAGGGCGACTATGTGCTCGACAATCTGACCGACAAGGTCAAGCCATGGGACGCGACCGGCTACCGCTTCCTCAAGCGGCAGGCGATCGACAACACCGGCCGCTGGGTCTCGATCCGCGGTGGCCAGCAGGTGCTGGTCGGGGCTGTGCAGTAG
- a CDS encoding helix-turn-helix transcriptional regulator: MTPFGEKLRALRSERGVSQKDMAAAIGVSAAYLSALEHGRRGAPTWTLIQKIIGYFNIIWDDAEELARLAEASHPRVKLDTSGLNPAATELANLLAENIEKLDEAELRRITASIRAALDRRP, encoded by the coding sequence ATGACCCCGTTCGGCGAGAAGCTGCGGGCGCTCAGAAGCGAACGCGGTGTCAGCCAGAAGGACATGGCGGCGGCGATCGGCGTCAGCGCCGCCTATCTGTCGGCGCTCGAGCATGGCAGGCGTGGCGCGCCGACCTGGACGCTGATCCAGAAGATCATCGGCTATTTCAACATCATCTGGGACGACGCCGAGGAGCTCGCGCGGCTGGCCGAAGCCTCGCATCCGCGTGTGAAACTCGACACGTCGGGCCTGAACCCCGCCGCCACCGAGCTTGCCAATCTGCTAGCCGAGAATATCGAAAAGCTCGACGAAGCAGAGCTTCGCCGCATCACCGCTTCGATCCGCGCGGCACTGGACCGACGGCCATAA
- a CDS encoding Smr/MutS family protein has product MTRRPDKLSEDDRVLWNLVARTARPLKGRIAVDVPEIAAEARPTPPQPAQTAANAAGVAKPKAQHVTHRLDEPTLDKLSKGRLPIEGRVDLHGMTQDEAYSLLFSFLHRAHAGGIRYVLVITGKGSSSGGDGVLRRAVPAWLSTPAFRPLVSSHDHAARNHGGSGALYIRLRRIVRPGA; this is encoded by the coding sequence ATGACCCGGCGTCCGGACAAACTCAGCGAGGACGACCGGGTTCTGTGGAACCTGGTGGCGCGCACGGCCAGGCCGCTCAAGGGCAGGATCGCCGTCGATGTCCCTGAAATTGCCGCCGAGGCCAGGCCGACACCGCCGCAACCGGCTCAGACTGCCGCCAACGCCGCAGGGGTCGCAAAGCCGAAAGCTCAGCATGTCACGCACCGCCTCGACGAGCCGACGCTGGATAAATTGTCGAAGGGCCGGCTGCCGATCGAGGGTCGCGTCGACCTGCACGGCATGACGCAGGACGAGGCCTATTCGCTGCTGTTTTCGTTCCTGCACCGGGCGCATGCCGGCGGCATCCGCTATGTCCTGGTCATCACCGGCAAGGGGTCTTCCTCGGGTGGCGATGGCGTCTTGCGGCGCGCCGTGCCCGCCTGGCTGTCGACGCCCGCCTTCCGGCCGCTGGTCTCCAGCCACGACCATGCCGCCCGCAACCATGGCGGCTCGGGCGCCCTTTACATCAGGCTCCGGCGCATCGTGAGGCCAGGTGCATGA
- a CDS encoding murein transglycosylase A → MSLSPLFVGKSFADLPGWEDDDHLAAFAAFSRSAFHVLTKAYRSGALGVDFGAFADAYAEARIVSPANRSPLLDREEARAFFERHFVPVLVHAETGGAGLVTGFYEPVVEASPVRTDRFSVPLLSRPADLVDIDDSNRPPDMDPYLAFARQTPDGPVAYFDRGEIERGALVGKGLEIAWLAGKVDAFFIHVQGAARLAMTDGRLDRVTYAAKSGQRFTGPGKVLSVSGEIPLEKVTMQSIRAWFKAHPDRVDEILWQNRSYIFFRKAHVEDAALGPIAAAKVPLTPGRSIAVDRLLHTFGTPFYIDAPTLTAFDAKPFRRLMIAQDTGSAITGPARGDLFAGSGDAAGEIAGVVRNAADFYALVPRALVPGAVR, encoded by the coding sequence GTGTCGCTATCGCCTCTCTTTGTCGGAAAATCTTTCGCTGACCTCCCTGGCTGGGAGGACGACGACCATCTGGCGGCTTTCGCTGCCTTTAGCCGCTCGGCCTTTCATGTCCTGACCAAAGCCTACCGCAGCGGTGCGCTCGGCGTCGACTTCGGCGCCTTTGCCGACGCCTACGCCGAGGCCCGCATTGTTTCGCCGGCGAATCGGTCGCCACTTCTGGATCGGGAGGAAGCCCGCGCCTTCTTCGAACGCCATTTTGTCCCCGTGCTTGTCCACGCAGAGACTGGTGGCGCCGGCCTCGTCACCGGTTTCTACGAGCCGGTGGTCGAGGCATCGCCGGTACGAACGGACCGCTTTTCGGTACCGCTGCTCTCTCGCCCGGCCGATCTCGTCGATATCGACGACAGCAATCGGCCGCCCGACATGGATCCCTACCTTGCCTTCGCGCGGCAGACGCCGGACGGGCCGGTCGCGTATTTCGATCGCGGCGAGATCGAGCGCGGCGCGCTTGTCGGCAAGGGCCTGGAAATCGCCTGGCTGGCCGGCAAGGTCGATGCCTTCTTCATTCACGTGCAGGGCGCGGCGCGGCTCGCCATGACCGACGGCCGGCTTGACCGCGTCACCTATGCCGCCAAATCCGGCCAGCGCTTTACCGGGCCCGGCAAGGTCCTGAGTGTGTCAGGCGAAATCCCGCTCGAGAAAGTGACGATGCAGTCGATCCGAGCCTGGTTCAAGGCGCATCCGGATCGCGTCGACGAGATCCTGTGGCAGAACCGCTCCTACATCTTCTTCCGCAAGGCCCATGTCGAGGACGCAGCCCTTGGCCCGATCGCCGCCGCCAAGGTGCCGCTGACGCCGGGACGCTCCATTGCCGTCGACCGCCTGCTGCACACTTTCGGCACGCCGTTCTACATCGACGCGCCGACACTCACCGCCTTCGACGCAAAGCCGTTCCGCCGCCTGATGATCGCGCAGGACACCGGCTCGGCCATCACCGGACCCGCGCGCGGAGATCTCTTCGCCGGTTCGGGCGATGCCGCCGGCGAGATCGCCGGCGTGGTGCGCAATGCGGCCGATTTTTATGCGCTGGTGCCGCGCGCGCTCGTTCCGGGTGCGGTCCGATGA
- a CDS encoding Tim44 domain-containing protein codes for MGFFDFGTIFFLIAAVVIFFQLRNVLGRRTGSERPPFDPYTAARSDKDAAQKSENVVSLPRKRLPGEPAAADTYAAIDAFAKPDTDLNKGLRTIKDNDPSFEPKGFVDGAKMAYEMIVMAYADGDRKTLKNLLSREVFDGFVAAIGEREAKAEKIQSSFVGIDKADIVSAEMKGGEAHVTLRIISELISATRDKAGAVIDGDPETVAEVKDVWTFARDTRSRDPNWKLVATEEED; via the coding sequence ATGGGATTCTTCGACTTCGGCACGATTTTCTTCCTGATTGCGGCGGTGGTCATCTTTTTCCAGCTGCGCAATGTGCTGGGCCGTCGTACCGGCAGCGAACGGCCGCCCTTCGATCCCTATACGGCGGCCCGCAGCGACAAGGATGCCGCGCAGAAATCCGAAAATGTCGTTTCGCTGCCGCGCAAGCGTCTGCCCGGTGAGCCGGCGGCTGCCGACACCTATGCGGCGATCGACGCTTTTGCCAAGCCCGACACCGACCTCAACAAGGGCCTGCGCACGATCAAGGACAACGACCCGTCCTTCGAGCCGAAGGGTTTTGTCGACGGCGCCAAGATGGCCTACGAGATGATCGTCATGGCCTATGCCGACGGCGACCGCAAAACGCTGAAGAACCTGTTGTCGCGCGAAGTCTTTGACGGCTTTGTCGCCGCGATCGGCGAGCGCGAGGCCAAGGCGGAAAAGATCCAGTCCTCCTTCGTCGGCATCGACAAGGCCGACATCGTCTCGGCCGAGATGAAGGGCGGCGAGGCGCATGTCACGCTGCGCATCATCAGCGAGCTGATTTCGGCGACCCGCGACAAGGCCGGCGCCGTCATCGACGGCGATCCGGAAACCGTCGCCGAGGTCAAGGATGTCTGGACCTTCGCCCGCGACACGCGCTCGCGCGATCCGAACTGGAAGCTCGTCGCCACCGAGGAAGAAGACTGA
- the fxsA gene encoding membrane protein FxsA: MEKGWQDLRISFLPLFLLALPLLEIAGFVVVGRQVGALATVGLVLASSIAGALLLRHQGFSVMTRIRTEMDAGRDPSRQLAHGAMIVLAAILLIIPGFITDIIGLLLFLPPVRDLAWRALKGRVVLATNFSTGGFRGRQRDKTIDLDDGDYSREDDFKRGPDHNPPWRRLKDD; the protein is encoded by the coding sequence ATCGAAAAAGGTTGGCAAGACTTGCGCATTTCGTTCCTTCCGCTTTTTCTCCTGGCACTTCCGCTGCTGGAAATCGCCGGCTTCGTGGTTGTCGGACGCCAGGTTGGCGCCTTGGCGACAGTCGGCCTGGTGCTGGCATCGAGTATCGCCGGCGCGCTGCTGCTCCGGCATCAGGGTTTCAGCGTCATGACGCGGATCCGGACCGAAATGGACGCCGGCCGCGATCCAAGCCGTCAGCTGGCGCATGGCGCCATGATCGTGCTGGCGGCGATCTTGTTGATCATTCCCGGCTTCATCACGGACATTATCGGCCTGCTGCTGTTCCTGCCGCCGGTCCGCGACCTCGCCTGGCGGGCGCTGAAGGGCCGCGTCGTACTGGCCACCAATTTCTCGACCGGCGGCTTCCGCGGCCGGCAGCGCGACAAGACCATCGACCTCGACGATGGCGATTATTCGCGCGAGGACGATTTCAAGCGCGGCCCGGATCACAATCCGCCCTGGCGCCGTCTGAAGGACGACTAG
- the secB gene encoding protein-export chaperone SecB: MASKDDAPVGAANGNGNTAAQPSLNVLAQYVKDLSFESPGAPNSLRGRDKAPGIAINVNVNANPLSDKQFDVNLTLNAKASFDQEVLFNVELVYGGVFAIAGFPQEHMLPILFIECPRLLFPFARQIIAEATRNGGFPPLMLDPIDFAQMFQQKLAEDQAASKAQVS, translated from the coding sequence ATGGCCAGCAAAGATGACGCGCCGGTCGGCGCAGCCAACGGAAACGGCAACACCGCGGCGCAGCCGTCGCTCAACGTGCTGGCGCAGTATGTGAAGGACCTTTCCTTCGAAAGCCCCGGCGCGCCGAATTCGCTGCGCGGCCGCGACAAGGCGCCCGGCATCGCCATCAACGTCAACGTCAACGCCAACCCGCTCTCCGACAAGCAGTTCGACGTCAATTTGACGCTGAACGCCAAGGCATCCTTCGACCAGGAAGTGCTGTTCAATGTCGAGCTGGTCTATGGCGGCGTGTTCGCCATCGCAGGCTTCCCGCAGGAACACATGCTGCCGATCCTGTTCATCGAATGCCCGCGCCTTTTGTTCCCGTTCGCCCGTCAGATCATCGCCGAAGCAACCCGCAATGGCGGCTTCCCGCCGCTGATGCTCGACCCGATCGACTTCGCGCAGATGTTCCAGCAGAAGCTGGCCGAGGACCAGGCGGCGTCGAAGGCCCAGGTAAGCTGA
- a CDS encoding GIY-YIG nuclease family protein: protein MTGYVYMTASQKRGTIYIGVTNDLGRRMPEHKSSEGSRFTSRYGVQRLVWYEEYFDITDAIQREKSLKRWPRQWKIELIEKANPEWFELFRGTGW from the coding sequence ATGACCGGCTACGTCTACATGACCGCAAGCCAGAAGCGCGGCACGATCTATATTGGTGTCACCAACGATCTCGGCCGCCGCATGCCGGAGCACAAATCCAGTGAAGGCTCGCGCTTCACCAGCCGTTACGGCGTTCAACGGCTGGTCTGGTACGAAGAATATTTCGATATCACCGATGCCATCCAGCGCGAGAAGTCGCTGAAGCGCTGGCCGCGCCAATGGAAGATCGAATTAATCGAAAAGGCCAATCCGGAATGGTTCGAGCTGTTTCGCGGGACGGGGTGGTAG
- the dnaQ gene encoding DNA polymerase III subunit epsilon, producing the protein MREIIFDTETTGLDSRDDRVIELGGVELVNRFPTGKTFHHYINPQGRAIHAEAQAVHGISAADLAGKPTFAEIAQEWLDFTDGAKLVAHNATFDVGFLNVEFGRLGHPVIDNGLVVDTLALARRKHPMGPNSLDALCRRYGIDNTRRTKHGALLDSELLAEVYIELIGGKQAALILDSATAPAQGGENVRQIEIVISQRPAPLPLRLTEAERDAHAGMVATLGEKALWLKVAAG; encoded by the coding sequence ATGCGAGAGATCATCTTCGATACCGAAACCACGGGCCTCGATTCGCGCGACGACCGCGTGATCGAGCTGGGCGGCGTCGAGCTGGTCAACCGCTTCCCGACCGGAAAGACCTTCCACCACTACATCAACCCGCAAGGCCGCGCGATCCACGCCGAGGCGCAGGCCGTGCACGGCATCAGCGCGGCGGACCTCGCGGGCAAGCCGACCTTTGCCGAGATCGCGCAGGAGTGGCTGGACTTCACCGACGGCGCCAAGCTGGTCGCTCACAACGCGACGTTCGACGTCGGCTTCCTCAACGTCGAATTCGGTCGGCTCGGCCACCCCGTCATCGACAACGGCCTCGTCGTCGACACGCTGGCACTAGCGCGCCGCAAGCACCCGATGGGTCCCAATTCGCTCGACGCACTCTGCCGGCGCTACGGCATCGACAACACCAGGCGCACCAAGCACGGCGCCCTGCTCGATTCCGAGCTGCTGGCCGAGGTCTATATCGAGCTGATCGGCGGTAAGCAGGCGGCCCTCATCCTCGACAGCGCCACCGCGCCGGCGCAAGGCGGCGAGAATGTCCGCCAGATCGAGATTGTCATCAGCCAGCGGCCGGCACCCTTGCCGCTCCGCTTGACCGAAGCCGAACGCGACGCGCATGCCGGCATGGTCGCCACGCTTGGCGAAAAGGCGTTGTGGCTGAAGGTTGCGGCTGGCTGA
- a CDS encoding dephospho-CoA kinase: MIVLGLTGSIGMGKSTTARMFAEAGVPVHDSDEAVHRLYAGKAAPLVEAAFPGTTFAGVVDRTKLGARVLGDAAALKRLEAIIHPLVRAGADAFLDKHRTAGESIAVLDIPLLFETGGRNRVDKVVVVTAPAEIQRERVLARPGMTVAKLDSILAKQVPDAEKRRQADFIVDTGKGLDAARAQVNAIIRQLIGVGKPSR; this comes from the coding sequence ATGATCGTGCTTGGCCTCACCGGCTCGATCGGCATGGGCAAGTCGACCACGGCCAGGATGTTTGCCGAGGCTGGCGTGCCGGTTCACGATTCCGACGAAGCGGTGCATCGCCTCTATGCCGGCAAGGCAGCGCCCCTGGTGGAAGCGGCCTTTCCCGGCACCACATTTGCCGGCGTGGTCGACCGGACAAAACTTGGCGCGCGCGTGCTCGGCGACGCCGCCGCGCTGAAGCGGCTCGAGGCGATCATCCATCCGCTGGTGCGCGCCGGTGCCGACGCCTTTCTTGACAAGCATCGTACCGCAGGCGAATCGATCGCTGTTCTCGACATTCCCTTGCTGTTCGAAACCGGCGGCCGCAACCGCGTCGACAAGGTCGTCGTCGTCACCGCCCCGGCTGAAATCCAGCGCGAACGCGTGCTGGCGCGGCCGGGCATGACGGTAGCGAAGCTGGATTCGATCCTGGCCAAGCAGGTGCCGGACGCGGAAAAGCGCCGTCAGGCCGATTTCATCGTCGACACCGGAAAGGGGCTGGATGCCGCGCGTGCTCAGGTGAATGCGATCATCAGGCAGCTGATCGGGGTCGGGAAGCCGAGCCGCTGA
- a CDS encoding shikimate dehydrogenase: protein MAKKKAFVTGHPVMHSRSPKIHGHWLAEHGIDGSYEAIDVAPEDFAAFVKTLRANGYSGGNVTIPHKEAAFALAKRRDPAAEEIGAVNTLWFEAGILWGGNTDAHGFAANLDDHAPGWASKGPAVVLGAGGASRAVIHALKQRGVADIRIVNRTLARAIELRDRFGAGVSAHGMAASDELLGDAGLLVNTTALGMHGNEGLSADPARLPDHAIVTDIVYVPLETPLLAAARARKLKTVDGLGMLLHQAVPGFERWFGVRPQVTAELRTLIVADLVPKP, encoded by the coding sequence ATGGCTAAGAAAAAGGCCTTCGTCACCGGCCATCCGGTCATGCATTCACGCTCGCCGAAAATCCATGGCCACTGGCTGGCCGAACATGGCATCGACGGCAGCTACGAAGCCATCGATGTCGCGCCTGAAGATTTTGCCGCGTTCGTGAAGACGCTGCGGGCCAACGGCTACAGCGGCGGCAACGTCACCATTCCGCACAAGGAGGCGGCTTTCGCGCTGGCCAAACGCCGCGACCCGGCGGCTGAAGAGATCGGCGCCGTCAACACGCTGTGGTTCGAGGCCGGCATCCTGTGGGGCGGCAACACCGACGCGCACGGCTTCGCCGCCAATCTCGACGATCATGCGCCGGGCTGGGCGAGCAAGGGCCCGGCGGTGGTGCTTGGCGCCGGCGGCGCGTCGCGCGCGGTCATCCATGCGCTGAAGCAGCGCGGCGTTGCCGACATCCGCATCGTCAACCGCACGCTCGCCCGGGCTATAGAATTGCGCGATCGTTTCGGCGCCGGCGTTTCGGCGCATGGCATGGCGGCATCAGACGAATTGCTTGGCGATGCCGGCCTGCTGGTCAACACCACGGCACTCGGCATGCATGGCAATGAAGGCCTGTCAGCCGATCCGGCCCGGCTGCCGGACCACGCGATCGTCACCGACATCGTCTATGTGCCGCTTGAGACGCCGCTGCTAGCGGCAGCCCGCGCGCGAAAGCTGAAGACGGTCGACGGCCTCGGCATGCTGCTGCATCAGGCCGTGCCCGGCTTCGAACGTTGGTTCGGTGTCAGACCACAAGTCACGGCGGAACTCCGCACACTCATCGTTGCCGATCTGGTGCCGAAGCCATGA